In Synechocystis sp. PCC 6714, the following are encoded in one genomic region:
- a CDS encoding isoaspartyl peptidase/L-asparaginase has translation MTPKLIIHGGASSLDDKGGLATVRQSLHQIVAAVYQTLTAGGSALEAVVQGCELLENEPRFNAGTGSVLQSDGQVRMSASLMDGDRQNFSGVINVSRIKNPIQMAQFLQGQTDRILSDYGAADLAREMQLPIYDPATDFRIQEWMEERGEDVRKKMARLIADPTAGIEARKGTIGVVALDSNGKIAAGTSTGGKGLERIGRVSDSAMPAGNYATRFAGVSCTGVGEDIINECLAAKVVIRVKDGQDLAQAMEKSITEALENNTDLGAIALDYRGNIAWGKTCPVLLAAYHTGTAIGDTLELRDSDYYGQT, from the coding sequence ATGACCCCCAAATTAATTATCCATGGCGGTGCCAGTTCCCTCGATGATAAAGGAGGCCTAGCCACTGTACGTCAATCTCTACATCAGATTGTGGCAGCGGTATATCAAACGCTAACAGCGGGGGGCAGTGCCCTAGAAGCGGTGGTGCAAGGTTGTGAACTGTTGGAAAATGAACCCCGTTTCAATGCCGGGACCGGTTCAGTGCTCCAGTCCGACGGCCAGGTACGCATGAGTGCTTCTTTGATGGATGGCGATCGCCAGAATTTTAGTGGGGTAATCAACGTTTCCCGCATTAAGAACCCGATCCAGATGGCCCAATTTTTGCAGGGTCAGACAGACCGGATTTTGTCTGATTATGGGGCGGCGGATTTAGCCAGGGAAATGCAATTGCCCATTTATGATCCCGCCACGGATTTTCGTATTCAAGAATGGATGGAAGAACGGGGGGAAGATGTGCGGAAAAAAATGGCCCGGTTAATTGCCGATCCCACAGCGGGCATTGAGGCGAGAAAGGGCACCATCGGTGTAGTGGCCTTGGATAGTAACGGCAAAATTGCAGCGGGCACTTCCACCGGAGGGAAAGGGTTGGAACGCATTGGCCGAGTGAGCGATTCCGCTATGCCGGCGGGGAACTATGCCACCCGTTTTGCTGGGGTTAGTTGTACCGGGGTGGGGGAAGACATCATCAACGAATGTTTAGCCGCCAAGGTGGTAATCCGGGTCAAAGACGGGCAAGATCTGGCCCAAGCGATGGAAAAATCCATCACGGAAGCCCTGGAAAATAACACCGACCTAGGGGCGATCGCCTTGGATTATCGTGGCAACATTGCTTGGGGAAAAACCTGCCCTGTCCTGTTGGCGGCCTACCACACTGGCACGGCCATTGGGGACACATTAGAACTAAGGGATAGCGATTACTATGGCCAAACTTGA
- a CDS encoding RNA polymerase sigma factor SigF, with protein sequence MTNATNHNLKLETLRLFKVYAESHSVDVRNRIMEVNLGLVRKEAHHWTSQCTESFEDLSQVGCLGLIRAIERFDVSKGNAFSSFAIPYIRGEIQHFLRDKSNCVRIPRRWLDLGRQAIVVQQEFRLKYDRAATDEETACMLGVPLTDWQATKLALQNRELLSLDIKVNGDDDGQVNLGDCLAHHEFRSFQLSLEDQIRLQQALAGLEERTRRIVEFVFLHDLTQREAAEVMGVSVITVSRRIKQGISALKKALNTEIF encoded by the coding sequence ATGACCAATGCCACCAACCACAACCTCAAACTTGAGACCCTGAGGCTATTTAAAGTCTACGCAGAGTCCCATAGCGTTGACGTACGCAATCGGATTATGGAAGTTAACCTGGGGTTGGTAAGGAAAGAAGCCCACCATTGGACAAGTCAGTGCACCGAGAGTTTTGAAGATTTATCCCAGGTGGGATGTTTAGGGCTGATCCGGGCCATCGAACGCTTTGATGTCAGTAAGGGAAATGCTTTTAGCTCCTTTGCTATTCCCTACATTCGGGGAGAAATTCAACATTTTCTGCGGGACAAAAGTAACTGTGTACGTATTCCTCGCCGTTGGTTAGATTTGGGCCGTCAGGCGATCGTCGTTCAGCAGGAATTTCGTCTCAAATATGACCGTGCTGCCACGGATGAGGAAACGGCCTGTATGCTGGGGGTTCCTCTGACGGATTGGCAGGCGACCAAGCTAGCTTTACAGAATCGGGAATTGTTGAGCTTGGACATCAAAGTCAACGGAGACGATGATGGTCAGGTTAACTTGGGGGACTGTTTGGCCCACCATGAATTCCGTAGTTTTCAACTCAGCCTGGAGGATCAAATCCGTTTACAACAGGCTTTAGCTGGTCTGGAGGAACGCACCCGCCGCATTGTGGAATTTGTCTTTCTCCATGACCTGACCCAGAGGGAGGCCGCTGAGGTGATGGGGGTTAGTGTAATTACCGTTTCCCGCCGTATTAAACAGGGCATTAGTGCTTTGAAAAAGGCCCTGAACACAGAGATTTTTTAG
- a CDS encoding Uma2 family endonuclease, translating to MGDVAFVPPRAGPVSMTITSSAPIPTQDQTLVLPGRHSWDAFKAIQAVMEQQPGLRITYLDGVIEFMTLGEYHESIKSVIAILLGIYFWQREIAFIPVGSATRESKDESVSFEPDESYYLGEKKAHPDLAIEVNVSSGSVKTLEKYQRLGIGEVWMWQDKKFSIYFLDGDRYQTVSKSQLLPDLDITLLGECVLMSSPLEAMQKFASQQT from the coding sequence ATGGGAGATGTTGCATTTGTGCCACCCAGAGCAGGGCCTGTATCCATGACCATCACCAGTTCTGCACCGATCCCTACCCAAGATCAAACCCTTGTGCTGCCCGGTCGCCACAGTTGGGACGCTTTTAAGGCTATTCAGGCGGTGATGGAACAACAGCCAGGGCTAAGGATTACCTATCTAGATGGAGTAATTGAGTTCATGACCCTGGGGGAATACCACGAATCAATCAAAAGTGTGATTGCCATTTTGTTAGGCATTTATTTTTGGCAACGGGAAATTGCATTTATTCCGGTGGGTAGTGCCACCCGCGAATCGAAGGACGAATCTGTGTCTTTCGAGCCGGACGAGTCCTATTACTTGGGTGAAAAAAAAGCCCATCCCGATTTGGCCATCGAAGTTAATGTCAGCAGTGGCAGTGTTAAAACACTGGAAAAATATCAACGGCTTGGCATTGGTGAAGTCTGGATGTGGCAAGACAAGAAGTTTTCTATCTACTTTCTAGATGGCGATCGCTACCAAACGGTCTCCAAAAGCCAACTGCTTCCAGATTTGGATATTACCCTGCTAGGAGAGTGTGTACTAATGTCTTCCCCGTTAGAGGCGATGCAAAAGTTTGCCAGTCAACAAACATAG
- a CDS encoding 5-formyltetrahydrofolate cyclo-ligase gives MDKIHLRQTLLQQRRQWSRFQWQQQSIELCAQLQQWSVFQQAKLVCAYFSTQREPDLQSLFERLGQTKLWGFPRCVQKNLVWHPWQWGQPLTTGSYGIKVPAAQTEILSPMEVDLLLVPCLGGDRQGYRLGYGGGYYDRLFIDPLWRAVPKAGLLFEVGLKEKLPRDSWDIPLPTLITEKQIIVISNNFETT, from the coding sequence ATGGACAAAATTCACCTCAGACAAACACTACTGCAACAGCGGCGGCAATGGTCTAGATTTCAATGGCAACAGCAGAGCATTGAGCTATGTGCCCAACTCCAGCAATGGTCAGTTTTTCAGCAAGCAAAGCTAGTCTGTGCCTATTTCAGTACCCAACGGGAGCCAGATTTACAATCATTATTTGAGCGTCTGGGGCAAACAAAGCTGTGGGGCTTTCCCCGCTGCGTACAAAAAAACCTCGTCTGGCATCCTTGGCAGTGGGGACAACCACTCACCACCGGCAGCTACGGCATCAAAGTACCAGCAGCACAGACTGAAATATTGTCACCCATGGAAGTAGATCTGTTATTAGTACCCTGTCTAGGAGGCGATCGCCAGGGATACCGCCTGGGTTACGGCGGAGGCTACTATGACCGGCTATTTATCGATCCCCTCTGGCGGGCAGTACCAAAGGCCGGACTGCTTTTTGAGGTGGGTCTGAAGGAAAAGTTACCCCGTGACTCCTGGGATATTCCCCTACCAACTCTGATAACGGAAAAACAAATTATAGTCATTTCAAATAATTTCGAGACTACTTGA
- a CDS encoding 2-methyl-6-phytyl-1,4-hydroquinone methyltransferase translates to MAESLLFPAGLFSLFLAIAAGLYLFTARGYQSADSVANAYDQWTEDGILEYYWGDHIHLGHYGDPPVAKDFIQSKIDFVHAMAQWGGLDTLPPGTTVLDVGCGIGGSSRILAQDYGFNVTGITISPQQVKRATELTPPDVTAKFAVDDAMALSFPDASFDVVWSVEAGPHMPDKAVFARELLRVVKPGGILVVADWNQRDDRQVPLNFWEKPVMRQLLDQWSHPAFASIEGFAENLEATGLVEGQVTTADWTVPTLPAWLDTIWQGMIRPQGWLQYGLPGFIKSVREVPTILLMRLAFGTGLCRFGMFKAVKKNATEA, encoded by the coding sequence ATGGCTGAGTCTTTGCTGTTCCCTGCTGGTTTGTTTTCCCTCTTCCTGGCGATCGCCGCTGGATTATATTTGTTTACTGCCCGGGGCTATCAATCCGCCGATTCCGTGGCCAATGCCTACGACCAATGGACGGAGGACGGGATTTTGGAATACTACTGGGGCGATCATATCCACCTTGGCCATTATGGCGATCCTCCAGTGGCAAAGGATTTTATCCAATCGAAAATTGATTTTGTCCATGCCATGGCCCAGTGGGGAGGCTTAGATACACTTCCCCCAGGCACCACCGTGCTGGATGTGGGTTGCGGCATTGGTGGTAGCAGTCGCATTCTCGCTCAGGATTATGGTTTTAATGTCACCGGCATCACCATTAGCCCCCAACAGGTCAAACGGGCGACGGAATTAACTCCCCCCGATGTAACAGCCAAGTTTGCGGTGGATGATGCCATGGCCTTGTCTTTTCCTGACGCTAGTTTCGACGTGGTTTGGTCGGTGGAAGCGGGGCCCCATATGCCCGATAAAGCTGTATTTGCTAGGGAGTTACTGCGGGTAGTTAAACCAGGAGGCATTTTGGTGGTGGCGGATTGGAATCAACGGGACGATCGCCAGGTGCCGTTAAACTTTTGGGAAAAACCCGTGATGCGGCAACTGTTGGATCAATGGTCCCACCCCGCCTTTGCCAGCATTGAAGGCTTTGCAGAAAACCTCGAAGCCACTGGTTTAGTCGAGGGCCAGGTCACCACCGCCGATTGGACTGTGCCCACCCTCCCCGCTTGGTTAGATACCATTTGGCAGGGCATGATCCGGCCCCAGGGCTGGTTGCAATACGGCCTTCCTGGTTTCATCAAATCCGTGCGGGAAGTACCGACTATTTTATTAATGCGTCTTGCCTTTGGCACCGGACTTTGTCGCTTTGGTATGTTTAAGGCGGTGAAAAAAAATGCTACTGAAGCTTAA
- the urtA gene encoding urea ABC transporter substrate-binding protein, translated as MTNPFGRRKFLLYGSATLGASLLLKACGGGTEPTTEPTESPTTGTAPTGEPIKVGLLHSLSGTMAISETTVVEAAELAIEEINAAGGVLGRPIEAIKEDGASDWPTFAEKAAKLIDQDKVVNVFGCWTSASRKAVLPVFEAKNHMLWYPVQYEGQECSKNIFYTGAAPNQQIEPAVDWLLENKGKKFFLVGSDYVFPRTANTIIKEQLKAKGGETVGEDYLPLGNTEVTPIITKLREALPDGGVIFNTLNGDSNVAFFKQIQAAGLTPDKYPVMSVSVAEEEVRQIGKEYLLGQYASWNYFQSVDTPANQKFVAAFKAKYGEDRVTNDPMEAAYISVYLWKAAVEAAGDVGETPEGLEKVRAAAIGKTFDAPEGMVTMQPNHHISKTVRIGEVNDEGQFTIVWSSEGPVDPIPWNQFVPETKGFTCDWTRTDVENPGKFKAS; from the coding sequence ATGACTAACCCTTTTGGAAGACGTAAATTTTTGCTGTATGGATCAGCAACCCTAGGCGCAAGTCTATTGCTCAAAGCCTGTGGCGGTGGCACCGAACCCACCACCGAACCTACTGAGTCCCCCACCACCGGTACTGCTCCCACCGGAGAACCGATTAAAGTGGGTTTGCTCCATTCCCTCAGTGGCACCATGGCCATTAGTGAAACCACCGTAGTGGAAGCGGCCGAATTGGCGATCGAGGAGATCAATGCGGCCGGCGGTGTACTGGGTAGACCAATCGAAGCCATTAAAGAGGATGGTGCTTCCGATTGGCCCACCTTTGCCGAAAAAGCGGCGAAGTTGATTGACCAAGATAAAGTGGTCAACGTCTTTGGTTGTTGGACTTCCGCTAGCCGTAAAGCTGTACTGCCCGTCTTTGAAGCCAAAAACCACATGCTTTGGTACCCAGTGCAGTACGAAGGCCAAGAATGTTCCAAAAACATTTTCTACACCGGTGCCGCCCCCAACCAACAGATTGAACCGGCGGTGGACTGGTTACTGGAAAATAAAGGCAAAAAATTCTTCCTGGTGGGTTCCGATTACGTGTTCCCCCGCACTGCCAACACCATTATTAAAGAGCAGTTAAAAGCCAAAGGTGGCGAAACCGTTGGGGAAGATTACCTACCCCTAGGCAACACTGAAGTTACCCCCATCATCACCAAACTCCGGGAAGCTCTGCCCGATGGCGGCGTAATTTTCAACACCCTCAACGGGGACAGTAACGTTGCCTTTTTCAAACAGATCCAAGCCGCTGGTTTAACCCCCGACAAATATCCCGTTATGTCCGTGAGTGTGGCAGAGGAGGAAGTGCGCCAAATTGGGAAGGAATACCTCCTGGGCCAGTATGCTTCTTGGAACTACTTCCAAAGTGTGGACACCCCTGCCAACCAGAAGTTTGTGGCCGCCTTTAAAGCTAAGTACGGCGAAGACCGGGTGACCAATGACCCCATGGAAGCGGCCTATATTTCCGTTTACCTCTGGAAGGCAGCGGTGGAAGCGGCCGGTGATGTGGGTGAAACCCCTGAAGGGCTAGAAAAAGTCAGGGCAGCGGCGATCGGCAAAACCTTTGATGCCCCGGAAGGTATGGTGACCATGCAACCGAACCACCATATTTCTAAAACCGTCCGCATTGGGGAAGTGAATGATGAAGGTCAGTTCACCATTGTTTGGTCCAGTGAAGGCCCCGTTGATCCCATCCCCTGGAACCAGTTCGTACCGGAAACCAAGGGTTTCACCTGCGATTGGACCCGCACCGATGTGGAGAACCCCGGTAAGTTCAAAGCCAGCTAG
- the ureB gene encoding urease subunit beta, with protein sequence MATMIPGEIITPEGDIELNVGRPTCTINVANTGDRPIQVGSHYHFYEVNTALQFDRDLARGMRLDIPAGTAVRFEPGDEKTVNLVAYAGSREIYGFNGLVNGPLEKPKSAKKN encoded by the coding sequence ATTGCAACCATGATCCCCGGCGAAATTATTACCCCCGAAGGTGACATAGAACTAAACGTGGGCCGCCCCACTTGTACCATTAACGTAGCCAACACTGGCGATCGCCCTATTCAAGTGGGTTCCCATTACCATTTCTACGAAGTCAATACCGCTTTACAATTTGACCGGGATTTAGCCAGGGGCATGCGGTTGGATATTCCAGCGGGAACGGCGGTGCGTTTTGAACCAGGGGACGAAAAAACGGTTAATTTAGTGGCCTATGCTGGCAGTCGAGAAATCTATGGCTTCAATGGCTTGGTTAATGGTCCCCTAGAAAAACCTAAATCTGCCAAAAAAAATTAG
- the radA gene encoding DNA repair protein RadA, whose amino-acid sequence MAKARTKFVCSACGADHAQWFGRCPKCHEYGSLQEEIVNAVSSGTNHRSLGAQKSRSSKVKTGQPQAALTFSQIRQENQGRFPSGYGELDRVLGGGIVPGALILIGGDPGIGKSTLLLQVAFQLATRLPRILYVSAEESGEQIKLRATRLGITQTVEQSEAKDGINNLVHDGNLFVLPETNLEDILRELEALQPQVAIIDSIQNLYFPALSSAPGSVSQVRECTGLLMQLAKRDHISLFIVGHVTKEGAIAGPKVLEHLVDTVLYFQGDRFASHRLLRSVKNRFGATQEIGIFEMVQSGLKEVLNPSQLFLGSREEFMSGTAITVACEGTRPLVVELQALVSPTSYASPRRSTTGVDYNRLLQVLAVLEKRLGVPLSKLDAYLSVAGGLEVEEPAVDLAMAIALVASFRDRVVDPEMIILGEIGLGGQIRPVSQLEIRLKEAAKLGFKKAIVPKGQTGTESAGIKLIPVGKVFAAIAVALPAKEDIASNG is encoded by the coding sequence ATGGCTAAAGCCCGGACAAAATTTGTGTGCTCTGCCTGTGGAGCGGACCATGCCCAATGGTTTGGTCGTTGCCCCAAATGCCATGAGTATGGAAGTTTACAGGAGGAAATTGTCAATGCCGTTTCTAGTGGTACCAATCACCGTAGTTTGGGAGCGCAAAAATCCCGTTCTTCCAAGGTAAAAACCGGGCAACCCCAGGCGGCTTTAACTTTTTCCCAAATTCGCCAGGAAAATCAAGGGCGTTTCCCCTCTGGTTACGGGGAGTTGGACCGGGTTTTGGGAGGGGGCATTGTACCAGGGGCGTTAATTTTAATTGGGGGAGATCCGGGCATTGGCAAATCTACCCTGTTATTACAGGTGGCATTTCAGCTGGCCACCCGTTTACCGCGAATTTTATACGTTTCAGCAGAAGAGTCAGGAGAACAAATTAAGCTCCGGGCCACCCGCTTAGGCATCACCCAAACCGTTGAGCAGAGCGAAGCTAAAGATGGAATAAACAATCTTGTCCATGATGGCAATTTATTTGTTTTACCAGAAACCAATTTAGAAGATATTTTGCGGGAATTGGAAGCTCTCCAGCCCCAAGTGGCCATCATTGATAGTATTCAAAATTTATATTTTCCTGCCCTTAGTTCGGCCCCGGGTTCCGTTTCCCAGGTGCGGGAATGTACAGGTTTATTAATGCAATTGGCTAAACGGGATCACATCAGTTTATTCATTGTGGGCCATGTCACAAAAGAAGGGGCGATCGCCGGGCCGAAGGTGTTGGAACATTTGGTGGACACGGTGTTGTATTTTCAGGGCGATCGATTTGCGTCCCACCGTTTACTCAGATCGGTAAAAAATCGCTTTGGGGCTACCCAAGAAATTGGCATTTTTGAAATGGTGCAATCGGGGCTAAAGGAGGTGCTCAATCCGTCCCAATTATTCCTGGGCAGTCGGGAGGAATTTATGTCCGGCACGGCTATTACTGTGGCCTGTGAAGGAACTAGGCCCTTGGTGGTGGAATTACAAGCTTTAGTGAGTCCCACCAGTTATGCTTCCCCCCGGCGATCGACTACGGGGGTGGACTACAATCGCCTTTTGCAAGTGCTTGCTGTGTTGGAAAAACGCCTAGGAGTGCCCCTCTCCAAATTGGACGCGTACCTATCCGTGGCGGGGGGCCTGGAAGTGGAAGAACCAGCGGTGGATTTGGCCATGGCGATCGCCTTGGTGGCCAGTTTCCGAGACCGGGTGGTGGATCCAGAAATGATTATTCTGGGGGAAATTGGCTTAGGGGGGCAAATTCGCCCCGTTTCCCAGCTCGAAATTCGCTTAAAGGAAGCGGCTAAGCTAGGGTTTAAAAAGGCCATTGTCCCCAAGGGCCAAACGGGCACTGAATCCGCCGGCATTAAACTCATCCCCGTGGGCAAGGTCTTTGCGGCGATCGCCGTAGCCCTACCGGCCAAGGAAGACATCGCCAGCAACGGCTAA
- the purB gene encoding adenylosuccinate lyase — translation MIERYTLPEMGKIWTDTYKLQTWLDVEVAVCEAQAELGYIPQSAVEEIKAKAKFDPQRVLEIEAEVRHDVIAFLTNVNEYVGDAGRYIHLGLTSSDVLDTALALQLVASLDLILEELEKLIQAIRYQAQQHRYTVMVGRSHGIHAEPITFGFKLAGWLAEVLRNRDRLVRVAQSIAVGKISGAVGTYANIDPKVEAIACQKLGLEPDTASTQVISRDRHAEYVQQLALLAASLERFAVEIRNLQRTDVLEVEEYFSKGQKGSSAMPHKRNPIRSERLTGMARLVRGHAVAALENVALWHERDISHSSVERVAFPDCCILTHFMLKETTDLVKNLLVYPENMKRNMNVYGGVIFSQKVLLALVEKGMNREEAYRVVQSSAHQAWNTEGGNFEKLVRADAKVQALLSSEEIDQCFDPQQHLSNLAEIYSRLDI, via the coding sequence GTGATCGAACGCTACACCCTGCCTGAAATGGGCAAAATTTGGACGGACACCTACAAGCTACAAACCTGGCTAGACGTGGAAGTTGCCGTCTGTGAAGCCCAGGCAGAGTTGGGTTATATTCCCCAGTCAGCGGTGGAGGAAATCAAGGCCAAAGCTAAATTTGATCCCCAAAGGGTATTGGAAATTGAGGCGGAAGTGCGCCACGATGTCATCGCCTTTTTAACCAATGTCAATGAGTATGTGGGGGATGCAGGACGCTACATTCACTTAGGGTTAACCAGCTCGGATGTGTTGGACACAGCCCTAGCGTTGCAATTGGTGGCCAGCCTAGACCTGATTTTGGAAGAGCTAGAAAAACTAATTCAGGCCATCCGTTACCAGGCTCAACAACATCGTTACACCGTTATGGTGGGTCGTTCCCATGGCATCCACGCTGAACCGATCACCTTTGGCTTTAAGCTGGCCGGCTGGCTGGCAGAAGTATTGAGAAATCGAGATCGTTTGGTGCGGGTGGCCCAATCCATTGCGGTGGGTAAAATTTCCGGCGCCGTAGGTACCTACGCCAACATTGACCCCAAAGTTGAGGCGATCGCCTGTCAGAAATTAGGTCTAGAGCCGGACACCGCTTCCACCCAGGTAATCTCTAGGGATCGCCACGCAGAGTACGTGCAACAGTTGGCTTTGCTGGCTGCTTCCTTGGAACGGTTTGCGGTGGAAATTCGTAACCTGCAACGCACCGATGTATTGGAAGTGGAGGAATATTTTTCCAAAGGACAAAAAGGTTCTTCCGCTATGCCCCACAAACGTAACCCCATCCGCTCAGAACGATTAACGGGAATGGCCCGCTTGGTTCGTGGCCATGCGGTGGCGGCATTGGAAAATGTGGCCCTCTGGCATGAACGGGATATTTCCCACAGTTCCGTGGAGCGGGTGGCCTTTCCTGACTGCTGTATTCTGACCCATTTCATGTTGAAGGAAACCACCGATTTGGTAAAAAATCTGTTGGTCTATCCCGAAAATATGAAACGTAATATGAACGTTTACGGCGGGGTAATTTTCAGCCAAAAAGTGCTGTTAGCCCTAGTGGAAAAAGGCATGAATCGGGAAGAAGCTTACCGGGTTGTGCAGAGTTCTGCCCACCAAGCTTGGAACACGGAAGGGGGAAATTTTGAAAAGTTAGTCCGGGCCGATGCCAAGGTGCAGGCATTGCTTTCTTCCGAAGAAATTGACCAGTGCTTTGACCCCCAACAACATCTGAGTAACCTGGCGGAAATTTACAGCCGTTTGGATATTTAG
- the alr gene encoding alanine racemase: MVLSRDVKLSPEKSSRIPSTLSGYRLAELIRQRAWVEIDQAALVHNVQQFRRLVGPKTNLMAVVKADAYGHGAVRVAQTALQAGADWLAIATLGEGIELREAGITAPILILGGINSPEEIEAIAHWQLQPTLCSPEQAELFNNILTKLGRILPVHLKLDTGMTRLGTPWPQAVKFVGLVQSLPQLRLASLYSHLATADDPNTATMLQQQQRFATAIACLRQAHLPVPKLHLANSAATLHGPAWHYDMVRVGLGLYGLYPAPHLGDRLDLKPVLRVRAKITQIRTIPPGTGVSYGHQFVSDETMPMGVVGIGYADGVPRNLSNQLEVLLRGQPVRQIGAITMDQMMVDLRGIDNPQVGEVVTLIGQDGDRQITADHWASSLDTISWEILCGFKHRLPRILV; encoded by the coding sequence ATGGTCTTGAGTCGAGACGTTAAACTTTCCCCGGAAAAGAGTTCCAGGATTCCATCGACGTTATCCGGCTATCGTTTAGCAGAGTTAATTCGTCAGCGGGCTTGGGTGGAAATTGACCAGGCAGCCCTAGTTCATAACGTGCAACAGTTCCGTCGACTTGTGGGGCCAAAAACTAATTTGATGGCGGTGGTCAAAGCTGACGCCTATGGGCATGGGGCTGTCCGGGTGGCCCAAACTGCGTTACAAGCAGGGGCCGATTGGTTGGCGATCGCCACTTTGGGGGAGGGCATTGAGCTAAGGGAAGCGGGCATTACAGCGCCGATTTTGATTCTTGGTGGTATTAACAGCCCGGAAGAAATTGAGGCCATTGCCCATTGGCAACTGCAACCCACCCTCTGTTCTCCGGAACAGGCCGAATTGTTCAACAATATTTTGACTAAGTTGGGCCGGATTTTGCCGGTGCATCTCAAATTAGACACGGGTATGACCCGCCTCGGCACGCCCTGGCCCCAAGCGGTGAAATTTGTGGGTTTGGTGCAATCTTTACCCCAGCTACGGTTAGCTAGTTTATATTCCCATTTGGCCACGGCGGACGACCCCAACACCGCCACTATGCTCCAACAACAACAACGATTTGCTACGGCGATCGCCTGTTTACGCCAAGCCCATTTACCGGTGCCCAAGCTTCATTTGGCCAATTCTGCCGCCACCCTCCATGGTCCGGCCTGGCATTACGATATGGTCCGGGTGGGTTTAGGTTTATATGGACTATATCCCGCTCCCCATTTAGGCGATCGCCTAGATTTAAAACCGGTACTAAGGGTACGGGCAAAAATCACCCAGATCAGAACCATTCCCCCCGGTACCGGTGTGAGTTATGGCCACCAATTTGTTAGTGACGAAACTATGCCCATGGGGGTGGTGGGCATTGGCTATGCGGATGGAGTTCCCCGCAACCTTTCCAATCAGTTGGAAGTACTTCTGAGGGGCCAACCAGTGCGACAAATTGGTGCCATTACCATGGATCAAATGATGGTGGATTTACGGGGCATTGATAATCCCCAGGTGGGGGAAGTGGTTACCCTGATTGGCCAGGACGGCGATCGCCAAATTACCGCAGACCATTGGGCTTCTAGTTTGGACACCATCTCCTGGGAAATTCTCTGTGGCTTCAAACACCGTTTGCCCCGTATTCTCGTTTAA
- a CDS encoding DNA polymerase III subunit delta' gives MNRFQSIVGQDQAIALLHQAIAQGRIAPAYLLVGPEGVGKSLAAKAFGETLLMGWGSQPDRQERFFAGNHPDLLKIEPTFQHQGQLLTANEAEQAGLKRRAAPLIRVEQIREINRFLSRPPLEADRAVILIEEAQAMNEGAANALLKTLEEPGRATLILLAPSVDALLPTIVSRCQRIPFYRLGQSNMAKILQRLGRQEILNHPELLAIAQGSPGVLFQAWEQMQSIPPELRQKLIQPPANPLEAFDLAKMVDNNLDNGGQLWLVDYLQYHYWQGYRQRPWLEILEKARKYLAAYVQPRLVWETTFLALYRLQCSGDRP, from the coding sequence ATGAATCGCTTCCAATCCATTGTGGGTCAAGACCAAGCCATTGCCTTACTGCACCAGGCGATCGCCCAGGGACGCATTGCTCCGGCATATTTGTTAGTGGGGCCGGAGGGGGTAGGCAAAAGTTTAGCCGCCAAGGCCTTTGGGGAAACCTTGTTGATGGGATGGGGAAGTCAACCCGATCGCCAGGAACGCTTTTTTGCGGGCAATCATCCTGACCTCCTCAAAATAGAGCCAACTTTTCAACACCAAGGTCAACTATTAACCGCCAACGAAGCAGAGCAAGCCGGACTAAAACGACGGGCCGCTCCCCTGATCCGGGTAGAACAGATTCGGGAAATTAATCGTTTTCTCAGCCGTCCCCCCCTGGAAGCGGACAGAGCCGTCATCCTGATTGAAGAAGCCCAAGCCATGAATGAAGGGGCGGCCAATGCTTTGCTGAAAACCCTGGAAGAGCCGGGGCGAGCAACTTTAATCCTCCTGGCCCCCAGCGTCGATGCTCTCCTACCCACCATTGTTTCCCGTTGCCAACGCATTCCCTTTTACCGTTTAGGGCAAAGTAATATGGCCAAAATTCTGCAGAGGCTGGGTCGTCAGGAAATTCTCAACCACCCCGAACTGTTGGCGATCGCCCAGGGGAGTCCCGGAGTCCTATTTCAAGCCTGGGAACAGATGCAGAGTATCCCCCCGGAACTGCGGCAAAAGTTAATTCAGCCCCCGGCCAATCCCCTAGAAGCCTTTGATTTGGCCAAAATGGTGGACAACAACTTGGACAACGGTGGCCAACTTTGGTTGGTGGATTATCTCCAATACCATTACTGGCAAGGGTACCGACAACGACCATGGTTGGAAATTCTCGAAAAAGCCCGTAAATATCTGGCGGCCTACGTTCAGCCCCGCTTGGTGTGGGAAACCACCTTTCTTGCCCTATACCGTCTGCAATGCTCCGGCGATCGCCCATAA